Proteins encoded together in one Oncorhynchus masou masou isolate Uvic2021 chromosome 3, UVic_Omas_1.1, whole genome shotgun sequence window:
- the LOC135509103 gene encoding crystallin J1A-like — protein MAMSLADRALGAIIGSAVADAAAQPLHWVYDLDKLDGFLNEAPTPEFRPKSANPFYRRDTGNQSCYGDQAFVLLESLSECGGLNVNDLRKRTYNFFGPRSEYDTPVNDPYRDRSGPRPQLPIEGPWRHGSIKSFMKNMDAGQEETGCETDFQPDGIAKLAPIVALYAGKPDMLEKVEEAVRVTQNNDACVAETLAAARILEHFILNGPDEKVLDSVLDQLTDPNRKQPQDLDKAVVGHIYQVRENLSKAHQDLIPSVFPNSCGLPGSFQAALHGVLTAKEFDQAIRDTMVCGGCTCSRSSFIGACLGAQIGLQGIPNSWKTKTLRYNSLLELGKKVTERYHQM, from the exons ATGGCCATGTCTCTGGCTGACAGAGCTCTCGGAGCCATCATTGGATCAGCTGTGGCAGACGCAGCAG CCCAGCCCCTGCACTGGGTGTACGACCTGGATAAACTGGATGGCTTCCTGAATGAGGCCCCGACACCTGAGTTCAGGCCCAAGTCAGCCAACCCTTTCTACCGCCGTGACACGGGTAACCAGAGCTGCTACGGGGACCAGGCCTTCGTGTTGCTGGAATCACTGTCTGAATGTGGAG GTCTGAACGTCAATGATCTGAGGAAGAGGACGTATAACTTCTTTGGGCCCAGGTCCGAGTATGACACCCCTGTCAATGACCCGTACAGGGATAGGAGTG GACCCAGACCCCAGCTGCCCATTGAGGGACCATGGCGACATGGAAGTATAAAGAGCTTCATGAAAAACATGGACGCAGGCCAGGAAGAAACAG GATGTGAGACGGACTTTCAGCCGGATGGCATAGCAAAGCTGGCTCCGATCGTGGCGTTGTATGCTGGGAAGCCTGACATGTTGgagaaggtagaggaggctgTCCGAGTCACGCAGAACAATGACGCCTGTGTGGCTGAGACACTGGCAGCAGCAAG GATCCTAGAGCATTTCATCCTGAATGGTCCTGATGAGAAGGTCCTGGATTCTGTGCTTGATCAGCTCACTGACCCGAACAGGAAACAGCCACAGGACTTGGACAAAGCTGTGGTTG GCCACATTTACCAGGTGAGGGAGAATCTGTCCAAGGCTCACCAGGATCTGATCCCCAGTGTGTTCCCCAACAGCTGTG GTTTGCCTGGTTCGTTCCAAGCGGCGCTGCATGGGGTCCTGACGGCTAAGGAGTTTGATCAAGCTATCAGGGACACCATGGTCTGCGGAGGATGCACCTGCAGCAGGAGCTCATTCATCGGTGCCTGTCTAGGGGCTCAG ATTGGGCTTCAAGGCATCCCTAACTCATGGAAGACCAAGACACTACGGTACAACTCTCTCCTGGAACTCGGCAAAAAAGTGACTGAACGTTATCACCAAATGTAA